From the genome of Sphingomonas sp. HMP6, one region includes:
- a CDS encoding acyl-CoA dehydrogenase yields the protein MFTPAIADQRFVLDHVARIADLAATERFAAASDDVVDAVLEGVGQLAAGEWAPLLRAGDTVGAKWTPEGVVMPDGFVKAYHDYVEGGWGTIGVPEEFGGQGLPFVIQTAVLDTLGTANMGFALAPTLTVGAIEALAHHGSPEQQALYLPHLATGAWTGTMNLTEPQAGSDVGALRTTATPRGDGTFLIKGTKIYISFGDHDMAPNIVHLVLARTPGAPAGTKGISLFLVPKYRLNADGTPGDFNDVRVVSIEHKMGLHASPTCVLSFGDNDDCIGELIGAEFGGIRAMFTMMNNARLNVGLQGVQVAEAATQAAVGYALDRVQSPRAGSGSAESVKIVEHPDVRRMLLRMKAQTMAARALVYYAASQVDRATLKEIGGQERLDILTPLAKAHGTDIGNEVASLGIQIHGGMGYIEETGAAQFFRDARITPIYEGTNGIQAADLVGRKLGMDNGGVFARLIADMRAEAQDAGLVDLIDACDEIGRGMAGMDADDKLAASYPFLTMLSVATCGWLMERSGRLATGDDAFAQMKRAACAFYVAQIVPESLGLRAAATANATVLYSVPAEAFAA from the coding sequence ATGTTTACCCCCGCCATCGCCGACCAGCGTTTTGTGCTCGATCATGTCGCGCGCATCGCCGATCTCGCCGCAACCGAACGCTTCGCCGCCGCCAGCGACGATGTCGTTGACGCGGTGCTGGAGGGCGTAGGGCAACTGGCCGCGGGCGAATGGGCGCCGCTGCTGCGCGCTGGCGACACCGTTGGCGCGAAATGGACGCCCGAAGGCGTGGTGATGCCCGACGGTTTCGTGAAGGCATATCACGATTATGTCGAGGGCGGCTGGGGAACGATCGGCGTGCCCGAGGAATTCGGCGGGCAGGGCCTGCCGTTCGTGATCCAGACCGCAGTGCTCGATACGCTCGGCACCGCGAACATGGGCTTTGCGCTGGCCCCGACGCTGACGGTCGGCGCGATCGAGGCGCTGGCGCATCACGGCTCGCCCGAACAGCAGGCGCTCTACTTGCCGCACCTGGCGACCGGCGCATGGACCGGCACGATGAATTTGACCGAGCCGCAGGCCGGGTCCGATGTCGGTGCACTCCGCACTACCGCCACCCCGCGCGGCGACGGCACGTTCCTGATCAAGGGCACCAAGATCTACATTTCGTTCGGCGATCACGACATGGCGCCCAATATCGTCCACCTCGTGCTCGCGCGCACCCCGGGCGCGCCGGCCGGGACCAAGGGCATTTCGCTGTTTCTGGTGCCGAAATACCGGCTGAACGCCGACGGCACGCCGGGCGATTTCAACGATGTCCGCGTCGTCTCGATCGAGCATAAGATGGGCCTGCATGCCTCGCCCACGTGCGTGCTGAGCTTCGGCGATAACGATGATTGCATTGGCGAGCTGATCGGGGCCGAATTCGGCGGCATTCGCGCGATGTTCACGATGATGAACAATGCGCGCCTCAATGTCGGCTTGCAGGGCGTGCAGGTGGCCGAGGCGGCGACGCAGGCGGCGGTCGGCTATGCGCTCGATCGCGTCCAGTCGCCGCGCGCCGGATCGGGCAGCGCCGAGTCGGTCAAGATCGTCGAGCACCCTGACGTGCGCCGCATGTTGCTGCGCATGAAGGCGCAGACGATGGCGGCGCGCGCGCTCGTGTATTATGCCGCGAGCCAAGTCGACCGGGCGACTTTGAAAGAAATTGGCGGACAGGAGCGGCTCGACATCCTCACCCCGCTCGCCAAGGCGCATGGCACCGACATCGGCAACGAAGTCGCCAGCCTCGGCATTCAGATTCATGGCGGCATGGGCTATATCGAGGAGACCGGCGCGGCGCAGTTCTTCCGCGATGCCCGCATCACCCCGATTTATGAAGGCACCAACGGCATTCAGGCGGCCGATCTGGTCGGGCGCAAGCTCGGCATGGACAATGGCGGCGTGTTCGCGCGGCTGATCGCCGACATGCGCGCCGAAGCGCAGGACGCGGGCCTTGTTGACCTGATCGACGCGTGCGACGAGATCGGGCGCGGCATGGCGGGGATGGATGCCGACGACAAGCTCGCGGCAAGCTATCCGTTCCTGACGATGCTCTCGGTCGCGACGTGCGGCTGGCTGATGGAGCGGTCGGGGCGTCTCGCCACCGGCGACGACGCCTTCGCGCAAATGAAGCGTGCGGCGTGCGCCTTCTACGTCGCGCAGATCGTGCCCGAGTCGCTCGGCCTGCGCGCGGCGGCGACGGCGAACGCCACGGTGCTGTATTCGGTCCCGGCCGAGGCGTTCGCGGCTTGA
- a CDS encoding GNAT family N-acetyltransferase, giving the protein MKDAVTARIADGVSAIPAADWDACAGSANPFVSHAFLSILEQSGSARARTGWQPIPIIVDGPDGKPAGIAPAYAKSHSQGEYVFDHAWADAWERAGGRYYPKLQVAVPFTPAPGPRLLLRDPAHAPALIAAIEAVTDQHGLSSAHATFVCPEQLPAFEAAGWLIRQGTQFHWQNQGYATFDDFLGELASRKRKAIRKERAGAVEGLTIRHIAGADITEAEWDSFWVFYQDTGARKWGQPYLTRAFFSLLSETMPDRVLLILAERNGRPIAGALNLIGEDTLYGRYWGCTEEVPFLHFELCYYQAIDAAIGLGLKTVEAGAQGEHKLARGYVPVPTWSAHYIPDAGFRRAIGDFLARERTSVEMDQEFLGAMTPFKKA; this is encoded by the coding sequence GTGAAAGACGCCGTCACCGCCCGCATCGCCGACGGCGTCTCCGCAATCCCGGCGGCGGACTGGGACGCCTGCGCCGGCAGTGCCAATCCGTTCGTCTCCCACGCCTTCCTGTCGATCCTCGAACAATCCGGCAGTGCGCGGGCGCGCACCGGCTGGCAGCCGATCCCAATCATCGTCGATGGTCCCGACGGAAAGCCCGCCGGAATCGCCCCCGCTTATGCCAAGAGCCACAGCCAGGGCGAATATGTCTTCGACCATGCCTGGGCCGATGCGTGGGAGCGCGCGGGTGGGCGCTATTACCCCAAATTGCAGGTCGCGGTGCCCTTCACCCCTGCCCCGGGTCCCCGTTTGCTGTTGCGCGATCCGGCGCACGCCCCCGCTTTGATCGCCGCGATCGAGGCGGTGACCGACCAGCACGGCTTGTCCTCGGCACATGCGACCTTCGTCTGTCCCGAACAATTGCCCGCGTTCGAGGCAGCGGGCTGGCTGATCCGCCAGGGCACGCAATTCCACTGGCAGAATCAGGGCTATGCGACGTTCGACGATTTTCTGGGCGAGCTCGCCAGTCGCAAGCGCAAGGCGATCCGCAAGGAGCGGGCGGGCGCGGTCGAGGGCCTGACGATCCGCCACATTGCAGGCGCGGACATTACCGAGGCCGAATGGGACTCATTCTGGGTCTTCTATCAGGACACCGGCGCGCGCAAATGGGGCCAGCCGTATCTGACGCGCGCATTCTTCTCGTTGCTGAGTGAGACGATGCCCGATCGCGTCCTGCTCATCCTTGCAGAGCGCAACGGGCGACCGATCGCGGGGGCGCTCAATCTGATCGGTGAGGATACGCTGTACGGTCGCTATTGGGGCTGTACCGAAGAGGTGCCGTTCCTCCATTTCGAATTGTGCTATTATCAGGCGATCGACGCGGCGATCGGGCTGGGACTGAAGACGGTCGAGGCGGGGGCGCAGGGCGAGCACAAGCTCGCGCGCGGTTATGTGCCGGTGCCGACCTGGTCGGCGCATTACATTCCCGATGCAGGTTTCCGCCGCGCGATCGGCGATTTCCTGGCGCGCGAGCGGACATCGGTCGAGATGGATCAGGAGTTTCTGGGGGCGATGACGCCGTTCAAGAAGGCGTAA
- a CDS encoding L-threonylcarbamoyladenylate synthase, with protein sequence MTAPNPPFVTRTLPYGEAAIAEAVALIAAGQPVAVPTETVYGLAADAAESAAVARIYAAKGRPSFNPLIVHVLDLAAAERIAVFDEDARALAAAFWPGPLTLVLPLRPDAGIAALVTAGLDTIAIRVPAHRAMRALLEASGAPLAAPSANASGGISPTRANHVVASLGGRIALVIDDGATEAGLESTIVQGREVLRPGPVTAAQLTLHFHPGESRGPVANGSEDSETRDSDRPAPGPRRSPGWKAGDEPRITAPGQLASHYAPSKPLRLNATGAADGEYLIGFGAISGDETLSATADPIEAAANLFDALHRADASNRASIAIAPIPADGIGTAINDRLRRAAHPIR encoded by the coding sequence ATGACCGCGCCAAACCCGCCTTTCGTGACCCGCACCTTACCCTACGGCGAGGCCGCGATCGCCGAAGCCGTGGCGCTGATTGCGGCGGGCCAGCCGGTCGCGGTGCCGACCGAGACGGTCTACGGGCTGGCGGCGGACGCCGCCGAGTCGGCGGCGGTGGCGCGGATTTACGCGGCGAAGGGTCGGCCAAGCTTCAATCCGCTGATCGTGCATGTGCTCGATCTGGCGGCGGCCGAGCGGATTGCGGTGTTCGATGAGGACGCGCGCGCGCTGGCCGCGGCGTTCTGGCCCGGACCGCTGACCTTGGTGCTGCCGCTGCGGCCCGATGCGGGGATCGCGGCGCTGGTGACGGCGGGCCTCGATACCATCGCGATCCGCGTGCCGGCGCACCGCGCGATGCGGGCGTTGCTGGAGGCTTCGGGCGCCCCCCTCGCCGCACCCTCGGCCAATGCCAGCGGCGGCATCAGTCCGACCCGCGCGAACCATGTCGTGGCGAGCCTCGGCGGGCGAATCGCGCTGGTGATCGACGATGGCGCGACCGAGGCGGGGCTGGAATCGACGATCGTGCAGGGGCGGGAGGTGCTGCGGCCGGGGCCGGTTACGGCGGCGCAGCTCACACTCCATTTCCACCCCGGCGAAAGCCGGGGCCCAGTCGCGAACGGCTCAGAGGATAGCGAAACGCGCGACAGCGACCGTCCCGCACCTGGGCCCCGGCGTTCGCCAGGGTGGAAGGCGGGGGACGAACCCCGTATCACCGCCCCCGGCCAGCTCGCCAGCCATTATGCGCCGTCGAAGCCGCTCCGGCTGAACGCGACCGGCGCAGCAGACGGCGAATATCTGATCGGCTTCGGCGCCATTTCGGGAGACGAAACCCTTTCTGCCACCGCCGACCCGATCGAAGCCGCCGCGAATCTGTTCGACGCGCTCCACCGTGCCGATGCCAGCAACCGCGCCAGCATCGCCATCGCCCCGATCCCGGCGGACGGCATCGGCACCGCGATCAACGATCGCCTGCGCCGCGCCGCGCACCCCATACGATAA
- a CDS encoding alpha/beta fold hydrolase produces the protein MSDWSWTPPAESGISVRMQAAGEVSLELAELPAADGSTDRLALCVHGFPELNFSWRYQMPLLSAAGWRVWAPNLRGYGASDRPQGVAAYHLDRLIGDLVGLIDASGAKEVLLIAHDWGAIISWQFAIRRARPLVGLVIMNVPHPHVFARELKTWAQLKRSWYVYFFQLPGLPERVFGRDHAAGVARAICNMAVDKSAFPRAVLDVYRKAAARPGALTAMINYYRSMVRSGSNKPTGDGRIETPTLMIWGEEDTALGIGCSQGTEAYCPDFEIHRLPGVSHWVQQEAPDRVNAILAGWIERFRR, from the coding sequence TTGAGCGACTGGTCGTGGACCCCGCCCGCCGAGAGCGGGATCAGCGTGCGGATGCAGGCGGCGGGCGAGGTCAGCCTCGAACTCGCCGAACTGCCCGCCGCCGATGGCTCGACCGACCGGCTGGCCTTGTGCGTCCACGGCTTTCCCGAATTGAATTTCAGTTGGCGCTACCAGATGCCGCTGCTCAGCGCCGCGGGCTGGCGGGTGTGGGCGCCCAATCTGCGCGGTTACGGCGCGAGCGATCGGCCGCAGGGAGTCGCGGCCTATCATCTCGATCGGCTGATCGGCGATCTGGTCGGCTTGATCGATGCCAGCGGGGCAAAAGAAGTCCTGCTGATCGCGCATGATTGGGGCGCGATCATTTCCTGGCAGTTCGCGATTCGGCGCGCGCGGCCCTTGGTCGGGCTGGTCATCATGAACGTGCCGCACCCGCACGTCTTCGCGCGCGAACTGAAGACGTGGGCGCAGTTGAAGCGGAGCTGGTACGTCTATTTCTTCCAACTCCCCGGCCTGCCGGAGCGCGTCTTCGGGCGCGATCATGCTGCCGGGGTGGCGCGTGCGATCTGCAACATGGCGGTGGACAAGAGCGCGTTCCCGCGCGCCGTGCTCGATGTCTATCGCAAGGCGGCGGCGCGACCCGGCGCGCTCACCGCTATGATCAATTACTACCGCTCGATGGTGCGCTCGGGCAGCAACAAGCCGACCGGCGACGGCCGGATCGAGACGCCGACGCTGATGATCTGGGGCGAGGAAGACACCGCGCTCGGCATCGGCTGTTCGCAGGGGACCGAGGCCTATTGCCCGGATTTCGAAATCCACCGCCTGCCCGGCGTCTCGCACTGGGTGCAGCAGGAAGCGCCGGATCGGGTGAACGCGATTTTGGCAGGGTGGATCGAGCGGTTTCGGCGGTAG